CATCACGGAGCCGGTGCTCTCCCCGCTCCGTCGCATCATCCCTCGCTTCGGCATGCTAGACCTGACGCCCACGGTGGCGATCATCATTCTTATCGTCCTGCAGTACATCGTGGCTACCAGCGTCGAGTAGCCGTCGCGCCGTCGCTTCGGCTATCCCCTCGATCTGGACTACCTTCTGCCGGGAAGCCGCCCCGCGAACCAGCGTCACGCTGCTCTTGGCGATTCCCAGCGCCTCTGCCAGCGTCTCGATGATCGCCTCGTTGGCCTTGCCGCCCTCCGGCGGTGCTGTGACGCGCACCAGCAGCGCCTCGCCGCGATAGCCCGCGACCTCGTTCCGGCGCGCTCCCGGCTGGGCCTTGATGGTGATACGGGCAAAGGGCATAGGCGCTTATCCTAGCAATCGCATCTCCCCCCATTTTCTTGACATTTCTCCTCTGGGTTGGCTATCATTCCCTTCGTGGACGCGCACCCCTTCCCCTGCATGATGTGTTAGCACAAGGTCTTGGCCTCTGGCCCGGACCTCTGAAGACCCTTCGTGAGAAGCGGTCTTTCTTTTTTGTAAGGGGCCAGTGAGAGATGAGGGTACGATGGCTTTCGCGAAGGCGCTGAAATGCCGCGAATGCGGCAAGGAATATGAGAAGCAGCCGACGAACATCTGCGAATGGTGCTTCGGGCCGCTGGAGGTCGTCTACGACTACGACGGCATCCGCAAAGTCCTAACCCGGGAACGCATCAAGAGCGGGCCGGCCAACCTGTGGCGCTACCGCGAACTGCTCCCGGTGGATGACGGCCCCGTCATAGATATGCACGCCGGTATGACGCCACTGGTCAAGGCTGAAAATCTAGGCCGGAAGCTGGGGCTGGAAAACCTTTACATAAAGAACGACTGCGTAAATCCGACCTACTCCTTCAAGGACCGGGTCGTCGCCGTCGCCTCCACCGTCGCGCGGCAGATGGGCTTTGACGTGCTGGCCTGCGCCTCCACGGGGAACCTGGCGGGCAGCGTCGCCGCCCACGCCGCCAAGGCTGGCATGAAGTCCTTCGTCTTCATCCCCGCCGACCTGGAGAAGGTCAAGATCGTCGGCGCTTCCATTTATGGGCCCACGGTTGTGGCGGTGAACGGCAACTACGATGAGGTGAACCGCCTCTGCAGTGAAGTGGCCGATAACTTCAAATGGGCCTTCGTGAACATCAACGTCCGCCCCTTCTACGCCGAAGGGAGCAAGACCCTTGGCTATGAAGTGGCCGAGCAGCTCGGCTGGCGCGCGCCGGACAACGTCATCGTCCCCGTCGCCTCCGGCTCCCTCCTCACCAAGGTCTGGAAGGGCCTGAACGAGTTCAAGGACATCGGCCTCATAGACAAGGTCCAGACGCGCGTCCACATGGTCCAGCCCCAGGGCTGCTCGCCGGTGGTGACCGCCTTTAGCGAGGGCGTGATGGATGTGAAGCCCGTGAAGCCGAACACTATCGCCAAGTCCCTCGCCATCGGCAACCCGGCCGATGGTTTCTACGCGCTCAAGGTGCTCAAAGACTCCCACGGCTCCGCGACTGCGGTCACGGACCCGGAGGTCATTGAGGGCATCAAGCTCCTGGCGGAGACGGAAGGCATCTTCGCGGAAACAGCGGCCGGCGTCGTCATCTCCGGCCTCAAGCGGCTTGCCGCCTCAGGCGTCCTGAAACCCAAGGAGTTGACGGTGGTCTATGTGACGGGCAACGGCCTCAAGACTCAGGAAGTGGTGGAGGATACCGTGCGCCCGCTGGTGGTCCAGCCGACCCTCGCATCCTTCAAGAAGGCGCTCGAATCGAAATAGCAGTTCCCATCAGGGGGCCGAGTGAGTATGATGATGGCGAAAACTATGAACCGGGGCGGAGGCTCTTATGAAGACTAGGGTAAAGTTCACCTTCCCCGCCGATAAGGTCGAAGAGCCGGTTATCTATCTGTTGGGCATCACTTTCGATGTCATCACCAACATCCGCCGCGCCGAGGTCTCGGACGTCCAGGGCTGGGTCGTCCTGGAGCTTGAGGGCGCCGAGAAGGACATCAAGCGCGGGCTCGATTGGGTCCGCAGCAAGGGCGTCCGGGTGGACCCGTTGGGTGGGGACATCATCGCGGGCTAGCTCGAATCACACTACACGATCGCCGAACGGCATAAGGAGCAGGCATGAGCGCAATCGTACGTATCCCCACACCCCTTCGCCGGGTGACCAACGGCGCGGACGTTGTCAACGTCCCAGGCGGCTCGCTGAAGGATGTATTGAACAACCTGGAGAAGCAGTTCCCAGGCGTCAAGGCGCGCATCGTGGACAATAGCGGGGAGCTGCACCGCTTCGTGAACATCTACGT
The DNA window shown above is from Chloroflexota bacterium and carries:
- a CDS encoding YggT family protein produces the protein MNESLAGLLQALILVLTFAIIGRSLMSWFPNSQNSPLGRFLFVITEPVLSPLRRIIPRFGMLDLTPTVAIIILIVLQYIVATSVE
- a CDS encoding DUF167 domain-containing protein, with product MPFARITIKAQPGARRNEVAGYRGEALLVRVTAPPEGGKANEAIIETLAEALGIAKSSVTLVRGAASRQKVVQIEGIAEATARRLLDAGSHDVLQDDKNDDRHRGRQV
- a CDS encoding threonine synthase, translated to MAFAKALKCRECGKEYEKQPTNICEWCFGPLEVVYDYDGIRKVLTRERIKSGPANLWRYRELLPVDDGPVIDMHAGMTPLVKAENLGRKLGLENLYIKNDCVNPTYSFKDRVVAVASTVARQMGFDVLACASTGNLAGSVAAHAAKAGMKSFVFIPADLEKVKIVGASIYGPTVVAVNGNYDEVNRLCSEVADNFKWAFVNINVRPFYAEGSKTLGYEVAEQLGWRAPDNVIVPVASGSLLTKVWKGLNEFKDIGLIDKVQTRVHMVQPQGCSPVVTAFSEGVMDVKPVKPNTIAKSLAIGNPADGFYALKVLKDSHGSATAVTDPEVIEGIKLLAETEGIFAETAAGVVISGLKRLAASGVLKPKELTVVYVTGNGLKTQEVVEDTVRPLVVQPTLASFKKALESK
- a CDS encoding FeS-binding protein: MKTRVKFTFPADKVEEPVIYLLGITFDVITNIRRAEVSDVQGWVVLELEGAEKDIKRGLDWVRSKGVRVDPLGGDIIAG
- a CDS encoding MoaD/ThiS family protein; the encoded protein is MSAIVRIPTPLRRVTNGADVVNVPGGSLKDVLNNLEKQFPGVKARIVDNSGELHRFVNIYVNTEDVRFMGGLDTAIKDGDEVSIVPAVAGGSR